The Chrysiogenes arsenatis DSM 11915 genome segment CCATAGGTCATAAAAGGTTTTTCAATGAGTGGCAGTAAGCCCTGAATATGTTCGTCGTCAAAAGATGTTGAAGCGCAAAGATTATGTTGGCAAACAGGCAAAACGACTTAAAGACGGTTCACTCAACCCGAACTATGTCGAGGGCAAGCATTACCCGATCATTCTGGGAGGGGAATAAGATGTCTGAAGAACAGAAACCAAAACCGAAATTCACCCCCGAACAGCTTGAAGAGCTGAAAAAAGCTGCTGCTGCCAAGAAAGCGGCCGCTGCCGCCAGTGGCGAAGCTGCTCCTGCTTCTGCAAGTGCTTCTGAAGCGCCTGCCGAAGCAGCGACTCCCGCGCCAAAGCCGGAAGCTCCAGCATGGCTGGCTGGCTTTATGCAAGGATTTGACGGGACAGAATATCAAGGAACGGATGCCAATCAGTGGCATATCGTCACCATCACGCCCGACCAAGTGGTTGCTTTCTGCACCAATCTAAAAGCCGGTGGCTTCGACTTCCTCGACTGCCTTTCCGGTGTTGAGTACAAAGAGTGCTTTGGCACCGTGCTCCATATCCACCGTATTGCCAATAAGTGGCAGCTCTGTGTGCAATACCGCACGGCAAACAAGAATGAGCCAGTGACATTGCCTTCCGTCAGCGCCATCTGGCCAACGGCTGATTGGCACGAGCGCGAATCGTTCGACCTTATGGGAATCCGCTACGCTGGTCACCCTGACCTGCGCCGCATCCTCTTGCCGGACGATACCGTAGGGCACACGCTCCGCAAAGACTTTGTTCCGAATACCGACGGGAGTTTGAAAGTATGACCACAACACCCTGTGCAACACCTTTGCCCCCGCAGGTCATCAAACACGACTACGAAAGTGACATAATGACCTTGGCCATGGGGCCACACCACCCTTCGACCCACGGCGTTCTGCAAATTATGCTGAAGCTTGATGGTGAAATTGTGGTGGAAGCAGAGCCGGTTATTGGCTTTCTGCACCGCTCTATGGAAAGAATGGGTCAGGAGCGTCCGTGGATTCAATACATCGCGGCACTGAACCGTTTCGACTACCTGGCAACCATCCACTCCGAAATGCCGTACTGCGTCGCCACCGAGCGCATCGCTGGCCTCGAAGTTCCCGAACGGGCACAGTGGATTCGTACCCTGATGATGGAACTCAACCGTATCCACTCGCACCTGCTGTGGGTCGGCACATTCCTACTCGACATGGGTGCAACGACGATTGTTATGTATGCACTCCGCGAGCGCGAACTGATTCTCGATATCTTCGAAGAAATCACCGGCATGCGGATGATGAATAACTACACCCGCATTGGCGGCGTCCGTTACGACATCACGCCGAAGTCTGTCGAAATGATTCGCGCCTTTATCAAGAGCTTCCCGCAAGCACTGAAAGATATGGACGCCATTATTACCGGCAACCCAATTGTCCGTACGCGTCTCATTGACAAAGGGGTGCTAACGCGTCAACAGGCATTGGATTTCGGCGCTGTCGGCATTGCGTCACGCGGTTCCGGAGTCGACTTCGACCTGCGCCGTGACCGTCCCGACTTTGCCTACGATAAGCTTTCCTTCAAAGTTCCTGTGTACGATTCAGGCGACAACTTTGCCCGCTACATGGTACGGATGGTGGAAATGGAAGAATCACTCAAGATGGCGGAACAGTGTATTGACCTGATGCCCGAAGGGCCAGTGCAGTGCAAAACCAAAATCGGGCCCATGTGGAAAGCTCCGGCCGGCGAAGCCTACGCTGAAGTCGAGTCGGCACGCGGCATTCTCGGCACATATGTTGTTTCAGACGGCGGTGCCACACCGATGCGGACGAAACTACGTGGTGCATCTTTCACCAACCTTCATGCCTTCGCGCAAACGCTGGTTGGCATTAACATTTCGGAAGTCGTCATCCTCCTCGGATCGTATGACGTTGTTCTTCCTGAAATCGACAGGTAGGAGTAGGGCATGTTTTTTACCTTTACACAAGCATGGCCCCTCTGGGCGCAACAACTGTTTTACGCCATTGTTCCGGTCGTTCTGATGATCGCGGTGGTTATGACTTCGGTTATCCTCTTTGTTTGGTATGAGCGCCGTTGGTTGGGAGTCTTGCAGCATCGCTTTGGACCAAACCGCGTCGGGCCGTTCGGACTGCTCCAATTGATTGCCGATGCCGTCAAAATGATGACCAAAGAGGACATCATGAACCGCGAGGTTCACAAAGTACTCTTTACGATGGCTCCGATCATTACGATGAGTTCCGCCTTGATCGCGTGGGCGGTTATTCCGTTCGGCGAAAACATGATTATCAGTAATATCGAAACAGGGATTTTCTTCCTTTTCGCCATTGCCGGCATGGGAACGTTTGCCACGATTATCGCCGGTTATGCCAGCGCCAACAAGTGGAGTACCCTTGGGGCGATGCGCGGCGTTGGTCAAGCAATCAGTTACGAAATCCCCCTGCTCTTTTCGGTCGTGCCAATCTTCCTGATTGCCGGATCGTTCAACCTGCAAGACATCGTGTTGCAGCAGCAAGGGTTCTGGAATATCTGGAAGCAGCCATTAGCGTTCCTGCTGTTCTATATCTGTATGACTGCCGAAGTAAACCGGACGCCATTCGACCTTCCTGAATCGGAAAGTGAATTGGTTTCTGGATTTAACACGGAGTATTCAGGGTTTAAGTTTGGTGGCTTTTTTATGGGCGAGTACATCGCTTCTGTCACCATGTGTGCCCTGCTGACGCTGCTCTTCTTTGGTGGCTGGTACTTACCGTTTGCCAATATCGAAGTGATTAACGCACTTCACACTGGCACCATCGGCTACCTTATCAACCCCATTGTGTTCCTGGCGAAGACCTATTTCTTCTTTGGTATTACCGTATGGGTGCGGGCAACACTGCCACGGGTAACGATCGGGATGCTCCTGAGCTTTGCCTGGAAAGGGCTGATTCCGCTGACGATTTTGAACATTTTTGTTACCGGCTTAGTCCTGTACATTCTAAGGTAGGATAACTATGGCTCATCATGATGAACATGCAACGATAGAAGCGCCCGCAGCCAAAACTGGCGAATGTGTTTCGATGATCAATACGGTGTTCGCAGGTGCCAAGGCGATTGCGACCGGAATGAAAACGGTACTCAAGTACGCTGGTGGCCCCCGCCCAACACGCGAATATCCCGAAGTTGTCCGTCCGCTCGCCGAGCGCTCGCGTGGACGTCTCTACTTTATCGAAGAAAAGTGCATTGCCTGCAATATGTGCGTCAAGGCGTGCCCGATCGACGTTATCCATCTCGAATCGCACCGCGAAGACCGTGAAGTGGATGGCAAAGTCAAAAAAGTTCCCGTCATCGACAAGTACACCGTCGATATCGGCGAATGTATCTCTTGCGGTTTGTGTGCCGAACACTGTCCAACCGACGCGGTTTTCCAAGCGCATGAGTACGAAACGGCCTACTACTACAAAGAGCTTTTTGTAATGAATAAGGATGAACTGGCTATGACATTTCCAGAGTTCATCGCTAAGAAAAACCGGGAAATGAAGGGGAAGTAGACGTATGGGTGACTTTATCTATCATCTCGTGTTTTATCTCCTGGCAGCATCTATGTTTGCCAGCGCGCTTGCGATGATTTTTGTCCGCAACATTGTCGCCAGTGTTGTCTGTCTGGTCGGAGCGTTCTTGGGTGTGGCCGGATTCTTTTTCCTGCTCAACGCCGAGTTTATTGGTGTCGTCCAAATCATGGTTTATGCCGGAGCACTGTCGCTTTTGATCGTGTTTGCGATCATGCTGACCGATCCGAAAGATCACGAAACCGAGCGGCCAAAACTGAACAACATCCTTGCTGGCCTCGTAGTCAGTGGTGCCTTGTTCCTGATTATGGTCTGCGCCATTTCGACGGCTGAATGGAAGATTTCTGATGCGGCTCCGCTGCTAGAGCGCACCGCAGTTTACATTGGTGTTCAGTACTTCACCGATTACATTGTGCCGTTCTACCTTGCCGCGATTATCCTTTCGATGGCACTGACTGGCGCTATTGTTCTGGCGAAGAAGGATGAGGAGGGGGATAAATGTTAAGTGTAACTCTGAATCATTTCCTCTACGTCGCAACAGCGATTTTTTGCCTTGGGATTTTTGGTATTATCGTGAGCCGCAATGCGGTCAAAGTGCTCCTTTCGATCGAAGTGATGTTAGCCGGGGTCAACATGGCGTTTATTGCTTTTTCGCGCTATGTCACGCCAGATACGCTGGAAGGGCAGATGATTACCATTTTCATCCTGACGGTCGCCGCTGCAGAAGCCGCGGTGGGGCTGGCTATCCTCTTGGTCGTGTATCGCAACTACCGGACGGTAGACATGTCCAAATTCAATTTGCTGAAGTGGTGAGGTACCTATGATTGAATTTGCCATATCGAATGCGTGGCTCATTGGCGTCATGCCGATCCTTGCTGGGTGTATTGCCCTGTTACTGGTTCGTCCGTGGCCAAAGCTGGCGCACACTGTGGTCATCATCCCGTCGGCCTTTGGCTGGGCGCTCGCCACTTTAGTTTTGGCCGGAGCGTTTCTGGGCTATGACCTTTCTTCTTCACAGTGGAGTTATCGCCTGCTGACTACCGGCGATTTTGATCTGAACTTTGGCATTGCTGTCGATAACCTGACGGCCATGATGCTCTTTATCGTTATGACAGTCAGTACGCTGGTGCAGCTGTTTTCTACCAAGTACATTGAAGGCGACAGCGGCTATTCCCGCTTCTTTGCATTCCTTGGCTTGTTTACTTCGTCGATGCTCGGACTGATTCTGGTTGACAACCTCCTTGGTCTCTTCATCTTCTGGGAGCTTGTCGGGGTCTCCTCCTTCCTGCTGATTGGTCACTGGTTCCAAAAACCATCGGCAGCAGCCGCGTCGAAAAAGGCCTTCATCACCAACCGCGTCGGGGACTTTGGTTTCCTGATCGGGATTATGATTATCTTTGCCGTGACTGGCACGTTAGATTTTGCTGAACTTCGCGAGGCCATTGTCGTGGGCGATCTTTCCGGCTGGATTTTGACAGCGGCGGGGATTGGGATATTCTGCGGTGCTATCGGGAAATCGGCTCAGTGGCCATTACACGTGTGGTTACCTGATGCGATGGAAGGTCCAACCCCAGTATCAGCGTTGATCCACGCGGCCACGATGGTTGCCGCCGGGGTCTACATGGTTGGGAAAATCTACTTCCTGTTCGAAGCTTCGGCCACCACACTCCAGTTCATTGCGTGGATCGGTATCATTACCGCCTTCCTTGCTGCTTGTATTGCTGTTGTGCAGTACGATATTAAAAAGGCACTGGCCTACTCTACGGTATCGCAGCTTGGCTTTATGATGTTTGCCCTTGGCATGGGGCCAATCGGGTACGCCGCCGCACTCTTTCACTTGATGGCGCACGCCTTCTTTAAAGGGATGATGTTCCTTGATAGTGGTTCGGTCATCCACGGCTGTCACCACGAACAGGATATGCGCTACATGGGCGGTCTGCGCAAAACCATGCCGTTTACCTCCATCATCATGTTGATCGGCTGTTTGGCGATTGCTGGTATTCCTCCATTCGTCGGCTTCTTCAGTAAAGATGAAGTATTGGCGGCCGCCTTCGCGATGAACCCATTGATCTATGTCATGGGGACACTCACCGCAGGTCTGACGGCCTTCTATATGTTCCGGATGTACTTCATGACTTTCCACGGCGAATACCGTGGCCACGCCCATCCGCATGAGTCTCCTTGGCAAATGACAGTACCACTGGCGATTCTTGGCTTCTTCACCGTCGTTGCGGGCTTGCCAGCGCTGCCACACTTCTGGGGTGGACACAGCATGATTGCTGACTTCCTGCACTACATGCCGGTCAGTGGCGAGCCGGTTACGCTCCACCTGAATGTGCCAGTTATGATTATCGCAACGCTCACCAGCGTGGTCAGCATTGTGGTGGCCTACTTGATGTACGTTAAGGGGACGATTTGCCCTGAGAAGATGAAGCAGCGCTTCAGCTACCTGCACAATTTGTTGACGTACAAGTTCTACTACGACGAAATGTACGGCGCATTGAGCAAGTATGTCGTGCTGGGCATCGGTAAAGCGAGCTGGTGGTTCGACCGCACTATCATTGATGGCGCGGTAAACCTGATCGGCAGCGTTACCTACTGGTGTGGCGGTCGCGTGCGCCTGCTGCAGACCGGCTCAATTCAGACTTACGTTTCAGTACTCGTACTTGCCGTAGCGGTTATCGCCGCTGTACTGCTGGTATAGGAGGGGAAAGCGAATGTTTATCAATCCAACCGAACTCAATACCCTGACGCTGACGGCTTTGATGGTCATCCCGATCATCGGCGCGCTGATCATTGCGTTGCAGGGAAAATCGGAAAACACCAAAGCCCCTCACTACATTGCGGCGGCCACCACGTTTACCGTTTTCGTCCTTTCCGTGGTCATGGCATTTTCTTACTGGCCGTATGCTGGTGGCGAGAATCAGTACCTTTTCCGTGATACTTGGAACTGGATCCCATTCCTGAACACCAGCTATGACGTAGCCGTCGACGGCCTTTCGCTACCGATGGTTGTCCTCACTACGTTCCTGATCTTTATCTGTTCACTCGCTTCGTGGAACATCGCCGACAAACGTCCGAAGCTCTACTTTGCGCTGTTCCTCTTCCTTGAAACGGCTTTGATCGGCGTATTTACTTCGGTTGATATGCTGCTCTTCTTTGTTTTCTGGGAATTAGAACTGATCCCGATGTACTTCCTGATTGGTATTTGGGGTGGCCCACGCCGCGAATATGCATCGTATAAGTTCATCCTGTACACCGTGCTCGCTTCTGCGGGGATGTTCATTTCGCTGCTGGCGATCTACTTCTACGCTGGCGCATACAGCTTTGACTACATCACCGTATCGCAAAGCGGTATTCTGCGCGATCTGAGCATGTTCGTTCAGGTTCTGCTCTTCCTTGGCTTCTTCCTCTGCTTTGCGGTCAAACTGCCGGTGGTGCCACTGCACACATGGTTGCCAGACGCACACGTTGAAGCACCAACGCCGGTATCAGTACTGCTGGCTGGTGTCCTGCTGAAAATGGGCGCCTATGGACTGTTCCGCTTCAACTTCGGCTTATTCCCTGAAGCGACACAATATCTGGCAACGCTCCTTGCCGTGCTCGGTGTGATCAATATTGTCTATGGTGCCTTCCTTGCTTTAGCGCAAACCGATATGAAAAAGGTTATCGCCTACAGTTCGGTTTCGCACATGGGCTTTGTCCTGCTCGGCCTTGCAAGCTTGAATCACATGGCGTTTAACGGTGGGATTCTGCAAATGTTTGCTCACGGCACCATCACTGCGATGATGTTCCTTATGGTCGGCGTGGTGTACGATCGCGCCCATACGCGCGAAATCGCGAAACTTGGCGGCTTGGCACAGCAAATGCCAATGGCTTCTGCCCTGTTTCTGGTTACGGCGTTTGCGGCAGTCGGTGTCCCTGGTTTCAACGGCTTTGTGGCAGAAGTGCTGATTTATGTTGGCGCCTTCCAAAGCTTCCCGATCCTCACGATCATTGCTGTGTTGGGGATTATCCTTGGTGCCGCGTATATGCTCTGGCTGCAAGAGCGGGTCTTCTTTGGGCCACGCAAAGCAGTGTGGAATGGGTTGTCTGATATGAATGGGTTAGAAAAATTTAATATGATCGCCTGCCTCATTGTCGTTTTGATTACCGGCATTCTGCCGTTCCTCATCATGGACATTATCAACCCGGCGACAGTTCAGCTCCTCGGGCTGTTAGGTTAGGAAGGGGGACACTATGACACATCACACCGATCTCGTAATTATCTTCCCTGAACTGCTCGTTGTGGCGGCAATCTTTATTGCCACCGTTGCCGACCTGTTCATCAATAGACAGAATAAGTTAGCTGTCGGCTACATGGTACTGCTCGGCATGGTGGGCGCACTCGTCACCCTGATTGGGCTCAGAGAGTATTCGACAGCGTTTAACTTTGCCGGCATGTTTGAGCACACCGGCTATTCATGGTGGTTCCGCATCATGATTTTGTCCGGCGGTATTCTGACGCTTATGATGTCATTTATTTACGCCCAAGAACGTCACACCAAACAGGGTGAATACTACTACCTGATTGCCATTGCCACCCTTGGCGGGATGGTACTGGCTGGTTCTGGCAACGTGGTTTCTCTCTTCCTTGGGCTGGAAATGCTGAGTATTACCTCGTATGTTCTCGTTGGTATGCAGCGCGGCAAGCCAATAGCGGCCGAAGCATCGTTTAAATACATGCTCTACGGCGCGATTTCTTCCGCCGTGATGCTGTTTGGCTTTGCTCTGATTTTTGGTATGACAGGCACCCTGAACATTGCCGAAGCAGGCGCTTCGCTTGGACTGCTCCTCGAAGGGCATTCCAGCATGGCAGCAACACTGGCGATGATTATGGTTCTGGGCGGACTGGGCTACAAACTGGCCGTTGTTCCGTTCCACCAATGGTCGCCGGACGTGTACCACGGGGCATCGTATCCCGTAACCGCGTTCCTGTCAGTCGTCTCCAAAATTGCCGGTTTTGCGATCGTCATCCGTCTGGTTGACTACGTCTTCATGGGTTACGGCCTCGAAGTCATTGCCAGCCAATGGGCACTGGCCTTCGCCTTTATGGCAGCGGCCAGCATGATTATTGGTAATATGGCGGCGCTTGTACAAAGCAACGTGAAACGGATGCTGGCTTACTCCAGTATTTCACATGCGGGATATGTCTTGGTTGGTATCGTCGCCTTTATGGCCACAAATGACCTCCCTGCCGGAGTGGCGTTCCTTGATGGCGCAACGGCGACGGTATTCTACCTCTTCGGTTACCTCTTTATGAACATCGGTGCCTTTGCTGGTCTGATGCACTTTAGCCGGATGGTTGGAAGCGCTGAAACGGCGGATCTAGCCGGTCTGGCGAAAAAGAGCCCACTGGTGGCTTTTGTCACCGCGTCTTGTCTAGTCAGCTTGGCTGGGTTGCCGCCCTTTATCGGCTTCCTTGCGAAGTTCTACCTCTTCGGTTCTGCGGTACAAAGTGGCTATGTCTGGCTCGCCATCATCGGTCTGATCATGAGTATCGTGTCGCTTTACTACTATGCGCGCGTTATCAAAACATTGTACTTCGATGAACAAACTTCTGAAATTCGCAATGCCACGACTTCGGGGTCTGGCGTATCCGCCGCTCTTGGGTTTAGTTTTGCGGGGATGTTGCTCTCGATGTTCTTTGCCGAGCCGATCATCAACATTATCCGTTGGTCGATGGAGCGGTTGTAAGCATCTTGAATTCTTGATACCATTGACAAAGCCCCGGAGTGTATGCTTCGGGGCTTTGCTGTAAATACGCAAGGGGGAACGACGATGCAAAGAAAAATGAACTCCCAGGGTGAACTGTACGACGAACTGCGAGCACTCCTGGCCAATGACCGCGAAAAGCTCATTCTGGCACACTACCCTGATGGCATTTACCTGGAAACCGCTGCCGAAGCGACGGTGGATCAGTATGCCCTTCCACTCAGCGAATACACCAATCGACAAATTGTTCTGGCGTATCCATTGATGCAGCAAAATCTCTCCCTCGCAGAGATTCGTGCGAGGATCACTCATGAGTAGCATGGACCAGCCACGCTGCGCCGTGGCACAGGAATACGGTGTCGACGTTTGGAGGCTTGCCATGGAAACGCTGGGCAACGAACGCGAAGTCTACCTAAAAGGGCTTGATTGGTGGAATGAATTTGCTACCGAACATGGATTTGGCTATGTCAACGAAGAGAACGAGTTTGTCCGCACCAAACCAATGCCATAGGAGGAACGAACACATGAGCGCATCATTAGTCGGCAAGAAAGCCTTTATCACAGGTGCCAGCAGCGGGATTGGGCTGGCCTGCGCCCATGCGCTTGCGAAGGCCGGCGCCAAGCTGCTACTCTGCGCGCGCAATCAAACCAAGCTTGAAATGGTCGCGGCTGAACTCGCCAAACAGTATGGCACGCAATCGTTTGTGCTGCCACTTGACGTCTGTCGTCGCAGCGACGTTGCCACAGCGCTAGAAAGCCTTCCGGCAGAATGGCAAGCGCCGGATATCCTCATCAACAATGCGGGACTCGCACTTGGGTTAGAAAAGCTGCATGAAAACAGCATCGACGATTGGGAAACCATGATCGACACCAACATCAAGGGGGTGCTCTATCTACTGCGCGGTTTGGTTCCGGGCATGATCGGGCGTGAAGCCGCCACGGTCATCAACGTTGGTTCGACGGCTGGTCGCGGCGCGTACCCCAATGGTGCCGTCTACTGTGCCTGTAAAGCCGCGCTGCGCATTATCACCGATGGCCTGCGCATGGATACCATTGATACGCCCCTTAGAGTCAGTATTGTCGAACCGGGGATGACGGAAACCAACTTCAGCAATGTCCGCTTTCACGGCGACACCGAGCGTGCCAAACAGGTCTATACGGGGCTGAAACCACTCACGCCAGAAGATGTTGCCGAAGCGGTGCTGTTTATGGCCACCCGCCCGGCGCACGTGCAGATTCACGATATCATGATGTCGCCCACGCATCAGGCGAGTGGCGGGATGATTTATCGCGTGACCAAATAAAAAAAGGCGACCGGTAGGTCGCCTTTTTTAACTATCCTAACCGTTCTTTGACCGCGGCGACTTTGCCTTCCAGCGCTCCGGTAACACCAACTTTATCGTCGATCTTAATGGAAGTGGAAACGCGCCCAGAATACTGCCGCATGTTCATGTGACACGTTTGTATCAGGGCAAAAACCGCTTCCGGCTCCCCTTCTACAATCGTCCCCATCGCGTGCAGTTCATACTTCAGCCCGCTCTGGCGGATGATTTCCAGCGATTTCGCCACGTATTCAGAAAGTTGTTTCCCCCCTTTATCGAGGGGGGTAATCGAAAATTCCGCTAACATCACAACACCTATTCGATATGGGTCGTTTTGATGTGGAGTTCGCGCAGTTGCTTGTCGTCAACCAAGCTTGGCGCGTCGGTCAGGACGCAGGTTGCTTTCTGCGTTTTTGGGAATGCAATCACGTCGCGGATGGAGTTGGTGCCAGAAAGGATCATCGCTACGCGGTCGACCCCAAAAGCAATCCCGCCATGCGGTGGCGTACCAAAGCTGAGAGCATCAAGCAGGAATCCAAACTTGGCACGCGCTTCTTCTTCGCCGATGCCAAGCAGGCTAAACATGGCCGACTGCACTTCTTCGCGGTGAATACGGATGGAGCCGCCACCAATTTCAAAGCCGTTCAAAACAAGATCGTACGCTTTAGCACGGCACGCGCCCGGATCGGTTGCCAGCAGTGGCACGTCTTCGTCCATCGGGGAGGTGAACGGATGGTGCATGGCGTTCCAACGCTTAGCATCTTCGTCATATTCGAGCAGTGGGAATTCGGTGACCCACAAGAAATTGTATTTGCTATTGTCGATCAGATCGAGGCGCTGTGCCAGCAGAGAACGGAGGCGGTTCAATGAATCGGCTACTACTTTTTTGGTGTCGGCCATAAAGAATATGCAGTCGCCGACGTTCGCGCCACAACGCTCAACGATCGCTTTCAACGTCGCTTCGCCCAAGAATTTAGTAATTGGGCTTTGGTATTCGCCGTTTTCTTTCACTTTAATGTAAGCCAGACCTTTGGCACCAAAGACGGTCAATTCCTTCGTCATATCGTCGATATCTTTGCGGCTCAGTTCGCCACATCCAATACCGTTGATCGCTTTGACCTGTCCGCCATTATCAAGTGCATTTCTAAACACCTGAAAGCCAGAATAATCGAGATCAGAAAGGTTGATCAATTCTAATCCGTAGCGCGTATCCGGCTTATCGCACCCAAAACGATCCATAACTTCGGCATAGCTTAAACGCTGGAATGGCGTGGGGATCTCAACACCAGCCACCTGCTTCCAAAGGTAGGCAAACAACCCTTCAATCAGTTCCATCAACTGCTCGCGGTCGATGAAGCTCATCTCCATATCCAGCTGAGTAAACTCTGGCTGACGGTCAGCGCGAAGGTCTTCGTCGCGGAAACACTTGACGATCTGGAAATACTTGTCGTAACCGGAAATCATCAAAAGCTGTTTGAATAACTGCGGCGATTGCGGCAGCGCAAAGAATCGACCAGGGTTGACGCGCGAAGGAACCAGATAATCACGCGCCCCTTCCGGCGTTGATTTCGTGAGTACCGGCGTTTCAATATCAAGGAACCCTTTATCGTAGAGATATTCGCGCATTGCGCGCGTTAAACGGTGACGGTTGATAATATGTTTTTGAATTTCCGGGCGACGCAGGTCGATATAGCGATATTTGAGGCGGACGTTTTCGTTTACTTCCTGATAGTCGTCGATCATAAAAGGAGGTGTTTTGGACGGGTTTAAAATTCGCAGTTCGGTGATGATAACTTCAATTTCGCCCGTTTTCAGTTTTTCGTTGACGGTGCCTTCGGGGCGGGGGCGAACCTTACCAACAGCCGCCAGCACGAATTCAGAACGTACTTGTTCACCCTTCGTATGCGCCTCTGCGACAACCGTTGGATCAAGTACAATCTGCGTCAAGCCATCGCGGTCGCGCAGGTCGATAAAAATCAGTCCGCCGTGGTCGCGGCGACGGTGCGCCCAACCCATCAGGGTTACTTGCTCCCCGATATTGGCGGCCGTGAGTGTGCCACAAGAATGTGTCCGCAGAAGCCCTTGCATGATTTCCATAAGTCGTCTGGTCTCCTTCTCTATAGTCTTAAAACGAAAAAGCAATACGGTTAGTCGCTCACTTCGAGCGCAATAATTTCGTCGAGCGTCGCGGTTTGCTGTTCCCCGCTGGCCATACTTTTCAGGGTGTATGTCTGTGCATTGTACTCGTTTTCTCCGATCAGCACCACTCCCCTTGCGTTCAGGCGATCCCCTTTTTTAAAGATCGCTTTCACGCTCCGGCTTTGCGGATCAATTTCGCAATTTTTGCCGATACGGCGCAAGGCACACTGTAAGCGCAGCGCATGTGCCGCATAGGCGTTGTCAGTATAGCCGATGAAGTAATCAGGCGCCGGCGTACTGGCCGTAATCCCCAGTTCTTTTGCGAGCAAAATCAACCGTTCCAGCCCAAACGCAAACCCAACACCGGGAGTGGCTGGACCACCAATCGTTTCGACCAAACCATCATAGCGGCCACCGCCACCGATGGCATTTTGTGAGCCGAGTTTATCGGTGGTGAATTCAAAAGCCGTGCGCACGTAGTAATCAAGCCCACGTACCATCAGGCTGTTGCGCTGAAAGGGGACGCCAGCAATTTCCAGATAGTGTTGCAGGGCGCTGTAATGGTCGGCACAAGCGGGGCAGCGGTGATCGTCAATGCGCGGCGCATCTTTCACCTGTTCGCGACATCCTGTCGCTTTACAGTCCAGCGATCGCAGTGGATTTTTATCGAGGCGCGATACGCAATTTTCGCACAGGTGGGCAATGCGCTCTTTGAGGTAGGCGGTGAGGGCATCACGATAACCCGGACGGCATTCTGGGCAGCCAATATTGTTGATCTCGACTGCCACCGCTTCGTGAATACCGATAGCACGCAAAAGCTCGTAGCC includes the following:
- the hisS gene encoding histidine--tRNA ligase; translated protein: MSNNNIKAIRGFSDLLPEDSPLWGDIEANMRAILARWNYSEVRTPIVEKTELFCRGIGEATDIVGKEMYTFQDKGDESLTLRPEGTAGVVRAFVEHNLHTASSPVKLWYTGPMFRYERPQKGRYRQFHQLGVEVFGETSALVDAEVVALGYELLRAIGIHEAVAVEINNIGCPECRPGYRDALTAYLKERIAHLCENCVSRLDKNPLRSLDCKATGCREQVKDAPRIDDHRCPACADHYSALQHYLEIAGVPFQRNSLMVRGLDYYVRTAFEFTTDKLGSQNAIGGGGRYDGLVETIGGPATPGVGFAFGLERLILLAKELGITASTPAPDYFIGYTDNAYAAHALRLQCALRRIGKNCEIDPQSRSVKAIFKKGDRLNARGVVLIGENEYNAQTYTLKSMASGEQQTATLDEIIALEVSD